The following proteins are encoded in a genomic region of Nitrospirota bacterium:
- the der gene encoding ribosome biogenesis GTPase Der, with the protein MKKIAIIGRPNVGKSTLFNRLVGYRMAVVEDEPGVTRDRLFGTFTYDQHSYTLIDTGGLFPHASLPLIEEAKKQTIKAAQEADVIILLMDGRTGPHPLDQEIIKTVRPFLKPTFYVVNKIEGSSLIQSFYEFYQLGIAGVFPISAENGTGIDDLMEAVNRGFPQEKASASTTPEPFAKIAIIGRPNVGKSTFINALLGEERLITSPIPGTTRDAIDTLAQYQNRDYLFIDTAGIRRRGKIEKGIERASVIRSEESIKKADIVFILIDSGEGITDQDIKLVGRVIEAGKGFAILLNKWDLKKDISRAREKFEGDLFNYFSFIKEFPFLFISSKEGFDHKIIYQTINMIIDSFQKRVSTPDLNGFLEKILKRFPPPLYRNKPVKIYYATQGGIRPPTFIVFSNFKEGLTRTYLKFLENSLRETFGFKGTPIQIFVKQKKNIYKKPA; encoded by the coding sequence ATGAAAAAAATTGCGATTATTGGCCGGCCAAATGTTGGAAAATCAACCCTTTTTAACCGGTTGGTCGGATACCGAATGGCCGTCGTGGAAGATGAGCCCGGCGTTACACGGGACCGGCTTTTCGGAACCTTTACCTATGACCAGCACTCCTATACCCTCATCGATACCGGCGGCCTCTTTCCACACGCTTCGCTTCCCCTGATTGAAGAAGCAAAGAAACAGACGATTAAGGCCGCTCAAGAAGCAGACGTCATCATCTTGTTAATGGATGGGCGAACCGGTCCCCACCCTCTCGATCAAGAGATTATTAAGACCGTCAGACCTTTTTTAAAACCCACTTTTTATGTCGTGAACAAAATCGAAGGGTCTTCTCTCATTCAGAGTTTTTATGAGTTTTATCAACTGGGAATCGCAGGGGTATTTCCTATTTCCGCTGAAAACGGCACCGGCATCGATGATCTTATGGAAGCCGTTAATCGGGGATTTCCTCAGGAAAAAGCGAGCGCTTCCACCACGCCCGAGCCCTTTGCGAAAATTGCGATCATTGGCCGGCCGAATGTCGGAAAATCAACCTTTATCAACGCCCTCCTGGGGGAGGAACGGTTAATCACCAGTCCCATTCCCGGTACGACAAGGGATGCCATTGATACCCTGGCTCAGTATCAAAACCGCGATTATTTATTTATCGATACGGCCGGCATCCGGAGAAGGGGAAAAATTGAAAAAGGGATAGAACGGGCCAGCGTCATACGTTCCGAAGAGTCGATTAAAAAAGCGGATATTGTTTTTATTTTGATTGACAGCGGCGAGGGGATAACGGACCAGGATATTAAATTGGTTGGACGGGTCATCGAAGCGGGAAAGGGTTTTGCGATTTTGCTTAACAAATGGGACCTTAAAAAGGATATTTCCAGAGCCCGTGAAAAATTTGAAGGTGACCTTTTTAACTACTTTTCTTTTATCAAGGAATTTCCATTTTTATTTATTTCCTCAAAAGAGGGCTTTGATCACAAAATAATTTACCAAACGATTAACATGATCATTGATTCCTTTCAAAAAAGAGTGTCAACACCCGATTTAAACGGATTTTTAGAAAAAATTCTAAAGCGTTTTCCTCCCCCGTTGTACAGAAACAAGCCGGTAAAAATTTATTACGCCACACAGGGAGGAATCAGACCTCCCACCTTTATTGTTTTTTCCAATTTTAAAGAAGGTTTGACGAGGACTTATCTGAAATTCCTGGAAAATAGCCTGAGGGAAACTTTTGGGTTTAAGGGAACGCCGATTCAAATCTTTGTTAAGCAGAAAAAAAATATTTATAAAAAACCGGCTTAG
- a CDS encoding Mrp/NBP35 family ATP-binding protein, producing the protein MANLITEELVMKSLKKVIEPELFKDIVTLNMVKDLKINGKDISLTIVLTTPACPLKGEIQNRVDKAVKEDFPEVNKISINWTANVTSGKTGGKENPVPNIKNLIAVSSGKGGVGKSTVTVNLAVALAKLGARVGLLDADVYGPNVPLMMGVSKPPVSVGAKLDPAENHNVKFISMAFMVEDDTPIVWRGPMIHGAIQQFLRDVNWGELDYLLIDLPPGTGDAQLSITQLVPLTGAIIVTTPQEVALLDSKRGLGMFQKVHVPLLGIIENMSYFSCPHCHERTDIFSHGGGKAAADKLKLPFLGEIPIDPAIREGGDTGKPIVIADPESPQARMFMQIAGNLAAQISVLNARSSALKIVTV; encoded by the coding sequence ATGGCAAATCTGATTACCGAAGAACTCGTCATGAAATCGTTAAAAAAGGTCATTGAACCGGAGCTTTTTAAAGATATCGTGACCTTGAATATGGTTAAGGACTTGAAAATAAATGGAAAAGATATTTCTTTGACCATTGTCCTGACCACACCCGCCTGTCCTCTTAAAGGCGAGATCCAAAACCGGGTGGATAAAGCGGTCAAGGAAGATTTTCCTGAAGTGAACAAAATCAGCATTAACTGGACGGCCAATGTGACCTCCGGAAAAACCGGTGGAAAAGAAAACCCCGTTCCGAATATTAAAAACCTTATTGCCGTAAGCAGTGGAAAAGGGGGGGTTGGAAAATCAACCGTAACGGTAAACCTTGCCGTGGCCCTGGCAAAATTGGGCGCGAGGGTTGGGTTATTGGATGCGGATGTGTATGGCCCCAATGTTCCGTTGATGATGGGCGTTTCCAAACCTCCCGTATCGGTTGGCGCGAAACTGGACCCTGCCGAAAATCACAATGTCAAATTTATCTCGATGGCGTTTATGGTAGAGGATGACACGCCAATTGTTTGGCGTGGTCCGATGATTCATGGAGCCATTCAGCAGTTTCTCCGGGATGTCAATTGGGGCGAACTCGATTATCTTCTCATTGACCTCCCTCCGGGAACCGGCGATGCCCAATTAAGTATTACCCAACTCGTCCCTTTAACCGGGGCTATTATTGTGACGACACCTCAGGAAGTGGCCCTCCTGGATTCCAAAAGGGGCCTGGGGATGTTTCAGAAAGTTCATGTTCCTCTCCTGGGAATCATTGAAAACATGAGCTATTTTAGCTGTCCGCACTGTCACGAAAGAACCGACATCTTCAGCCACGGGGGAGGGAAAGCCGCTGCTGATAAGCTGAAACTTCCCTTCCTGGGAGAAATTCCGATTGATCCTGCCATTCGGGAGGGCGGAGATACGGGCAAGCCGATTGTGATTGCGGATCCGGAATCCCCGCAAGCCAGGATGTTTATGCAGATTGCGGGAAATCTGGCCGCCCAGATCAGCGTTTTAAACGCCCGCTCTTCCGCGTTAAAAATCGTCACCGTTTAA
- a CDS encoding carbon monoxide dehydrogenase, with protein MSPTKIQKEKVESKRYRVLPGPEGFLSPAAATLGVVLPDPGQGLVEGEIVSEDQAIEAAAKKLLSAKHPTLFPGPAVLWDWKPEASKLATATKRLAEAIPAKIIPMADYRPKYPRVYPEIEINPNHPNLTIWHNKIDVCLFIGVHCHQANIALKIIRAGTSCYTIAMCSFSGDDEANITVRDITPETMERLITAVLKMKKR; from the coding sequence ATGAGTCCGACAAAAATTCAAAAAGAAAAGGTTGAATCAAAACGCTACCGGGTGCTTCCGGGGCCGGAAGGATTCCTTTCTCCCGCTGCCGCTACCCTCGGAGTTGTTCTGCCAGATCCGGGCCAGGGGTTGGTTGAGGGAGAAATTGTCAGTGAAGATCAGGCCATTGAAGCCGCGGCGAAAAAACTTTTGTCAGCAAAACATCCGACGCTCTTTCCCGGGCCTGCCGTGCTGTGGGATTGGAAACCGGAAGCCTCCAAACTCGCCACCGCGACAAAACGTTTAGCCGAAGCGATACCCGCCAAGATCATTCCAATGGCCGACTATCGCCCCAAATATCCTCGCGTTTATCCGGAAATTGAGATTAATCCCAATCATCCCAATCTCACCATCTGGCATAATAAAATTGATGTTTGTCTCTTTATCGGGGTTCATTGTCACCAGGCCAATATCGCTCTCAAGATTATTCGGGCAGGAACCTCCTGCTATACCATCGCCATGTGTTCCTTCTCCGGAGACGATGAGGCCAATATCACGGTACGGGATATCACGCCGGAAACAATGGAAAGACTGATCACGGCTGTCCTTAAAATGAAAAAACGGTAA
- a CDS encoding 2-oxoglutarate:ferredoxin oxidoreductase, with protein MPTKDKRYRVLPGPEGILPPAAALMGVLPPDLGMGLVEGEALPEKKVMEVIAEKILTRRNPTLFPGPLLVWAWTPETQKKATAVLEMAREIPGARIICMPDYRPIYPKIDPEAVFSPCHPNLTIWHNKIEVCMLIDAHCHFVNVTLKMIRGGTKCYTITLCANDVHEDSVAAMGPCDVEKIVRLKETIIKVRDSGKIIPWAYTREGKEEIRHCSNKKMFVIRPENALRHDSTGSKEEEVPPGFSHHLEHGIDENEE; from the coding sequence ATGCCGACCAAAGATAAACGTTATCGTGTGCTTCCCGGCCCGGAAGGTATTCTTCCTCCGGCGGCGGCCTTGATGGGAGTTCTTCCCCCTGATCTTGGAATGGGCCTTGTCGAAGGAGAAGCTCTTCCGGAAAAAAAAGTGATGGAAGTTATCGCGGAAAAAATATTAACCCGTAGAAACCCGACGCTTTTCCCCGGACCTCTTCTGGTATGGGCATGGACCCCGGAGACTCAGAAAAAAGCTACAGCGGTCCTGGAAATGGCAAGAGAAATTCCGGGCGCAAGAATTATTTGTATGCCGGATTACCGCCCTATTTATCCCAAAATCGATCCCGAAGCTGTTTTTAGTCCCTGCCACCCCAATTTAACCATCTGGCATAACAAGATTGAAGTTTGCATGCTGATTGACGCTCATTGCCATTTTGTCAATGTGACTCTGAAAATGATCCGCGGGGGGACAAAATGTTACACGATCACTCTTTGCGCAAATGATGTTCATGAAGATTCGGTTGCGGCCATGGGGCCTTGTGATGTTGAAAAAATTGTCCGTTTAAAGGAAACCATTATTAAAGTTCGGGATAGCGGCAAAATAATTCCATGGGCCTATACGCGGGAAGGCAAGGAAGAGATTCGGCATTGTAGCAACAAGAAGATGTTCGTTATCCGGCCTGAGAACGCTTTACGTCATGATTCCACGGGGTCGAAAGAGGAAGAAGTCCCTCCTGGATTTTCACATCATCTGGAACATGGGATTGATGAGAATGAAGAGTAA
- a CDS encoding AbrB/MazE/SpoVT family DNA-binding domain-containing protein — protein sequence MKARVDDRGQVTIPKELRKKLGIKPGTVLDFNEQNGKLVAIKMVSVDPVEKVYGCLKTKVSTDAWIERLKGLN from the coding sequence ATGAAAGCCCGGGTTGATGATCGAGGACAGGTGACCATTCCCAAAGAACTGAGGAAGAAACTTGGAATTAAGCCCGGAACAGTATTGGATTTTAATGAGCAGAACGGAAAACTCGTCGCGATTAAGATGGTCAGCGTTGATCCGGTGGAAAAGGTTTATGGTTGCCTGAAGACAAAAGTATCTACGGATGCCTGGATAGAAAGATTAAAAGGTCTCAATTAA
- a CDS encoding helix-turn-helix domain-containing protein — MGKKIGLHQTDVSKIEKGERAIGRNLAMKIGKALKIDYKRFL, encoded by the coding sequence ATGGGTAAAAAGATCGGCCTCCATCAGACCGATGTCTCCAAAATAGAAAAGGGTGAACGCGCCATTGGCAGAAATCTTGCCATGAAAATCGGCAAGGCGCTGAAAATTGACTACAAACGATTTCTTTAA
- a CDS encoding type II toxin-antitoxin system VapC family toxin, which translates to MNYLFDTCVISEMVKKHPAQVVLDWIEQQEEEFICLSVLTIGELEKGIAKLTDSHRKKKLKTWVEKDLIERFSNRILSFDLQTALLWGKQQGELERLGMRLPLMDSLIAATAIVHHLVVVTRNSQDMERLGVKIYNPWNT; encoded by the coding sequence GTGAACTATCTTTTTGACACCTGTGTTATTTCAGAAATGGTGAAGAAACATCCAGCCCAGGTTGTTTTAGATTGGATTGAGCAACAAGAGGAAGAATTCATTTGCCTCAGTGTCTTGACCATCGGGGAATTGGAGAAAGGAATCGCCAAACTGACTGATTCTCATCGGAAAAAAAAATTAAAGACCTGGGTCGAAAAAGATCTGATTGAACGGTTTTCCAATCGGATCCTTTCTTTTGATTTGCAAACAGCTTTGCTATGGGGCAAACAACAGGGTGAATTAGAAAGGCTCGGAATGCGGCTCCCCCTCATGGACAGCCTTATTGCGGCGACAGCAATAGTTCACCACCTGGTTGTCGTGACACGGAATAGTCAGGACATGGAAAGACTTGGCGTCAAAATATATAATCCCTGGAACACTTAA
- a CDS encoding type II toxin-antitoxin system Phd/YefM family antitoxin has product MKTEWQLQEAKNKLSQVVDRAVHAGPQTITLRGKPAAMLISIEQYRKLTHRTRSLTEFFRNSPLCGVELDLERSEELVREVNL; this is encoded by the coding sequence ATGAAAACAGAATGGCAGCTTCAAGAAGCAAAAAATAAATTAAGTCAGGTTGTCGATAGGGCCGTACACGCTGGGCCGCAGACAATTACCCTTCGTGGAAAGCCCGCGGCCATGTTAATTTCTATTGAGCAATACCGGAAATTAACTCATCGGACCCGCTCTCTCACCGAATTTTTCAGAAATTCGCCTTTATGTGGAGTTGAACTTGATTTGGAGAGAAGTGAAGAATTGGTTCGCGAGGTCAATTTGTGA
- a CDS encoding sigma-54-dependent Fis family transcriptional regulator, whose product MQNQISILIVDDEVNIRTALAKILEKQGYKPETAENGQVALSRLENAFYHLVITDLKMADLNGLELLKKVKEHSPETEVVVMTAYGTIETAVNAIKAGAYDYLTKPVDKELLLLLIDKALERQSLSVENKRLRESLKIKNRFEEMIGKSNVLKQIYETIDQVVESDATVLITGESGTGKELVARAIHQQSGRRDKPFITINCGALPETLFESEVFGYEKGAFTGAVSSKTGRFELADGGILFLDEIGELNLKNQVDFLRVLETKEFRRLGGTKLIHVDVRFIAATNRNLLQAIENKTFREDLYYRLNVVPIHLPPLRERKEDIPLLVEFFLREFRSIYHREEKTVSPGTMRLLVNYSWPGNIRQLKNVIERVVIMVRDKTLLPEHLPVEIQEDTAKEKTMTIPLGKSLEEVEKEVIQKTLSEITHHREKAAKILGISLRALHYKIKNYGIED is encoded by the coding sequence ATGCAAAATCAGATCTCTATTTTGATTGTCGATGATGAAGTCAATATTCGAACCGCTCTGGCAAAAATTTTAGAAAAACAGGGATACAAGCCCGAAACCGCTGAAAACGGACAGGTGGCGCTTTCACGGCTTGAGAATGCTTTTTATCATCTGGTGATTACCGACCTGAAAATGGCGGATCTCAACGGTCTGGAGTTGTTGAAAAAGGTAAAGGAACATTCTCCGGAAACAGAGGTTGTCGTCATGACGGCGTATGGGACCATTGAAACCGCCGTCAACGCCATAAAAGCCGGCGCTTATGACTACCTGACAAAGCCGGTGGATAAAGAGCTCCTGCTTCTTTTAATCGACAAGGCGTTGGAACGGCAATCTCTTTCGGTGGAAAACAAACGGCTTCGTGAAAGTCTAAAGATCAAAAACCGGTTTGAAGAAATGATCGGGAAGAGCAACGTTCTGAAGCAGATCTATGAAACGATTGATCAGGTTGTCGAAAGCGACGCAACGGTTCTGATCACCGGTGAAAGTGGAACGGGAAAAGAGCTGGTTGCCCGGGCCATTCATCAGCAAAGCGGAAGAAGGGATAAGCCGTTTATCACGATTAATTGCGGGGCGCTTCCGGAAACATTGTTTGAAAGCGAAGTGTTTGGTTATGAAAAAGGCGCTTTTACGGGGGCCGTTTCTTCAAAAACGGGTCGTTTTGAACTGGCCGACGGAGGGATTCTGTTTCTTGATGAAATCGGGGAATTAAACCTTAAAAACCAGGTGGACTTTCTCCGCGTGCTTGAAACTAAAGAATTCAGAAGATTAGGAGGGACAAAACTCATTCATGTGGATGTCCGTTTTATTGCCGCGACCAATAGAAACCTGTTACAGGCGATAGAAAACAAGACCTTTCGGGAAGACCTCTATTATCGTCTTAACGTTGTGCCGATTCATCTTCCCCCTTTGCGGGAACGAAAAGAGGATATTCCTTTATTGGTTGAATTTTTTCTGCGAGAATTTAGATCCATCTATCATAGGGAAGAAAAGACGGTATCTCCGGGAACGATGCGGTTATTGGTCAACTACTCCTGGCCAGGGAATATCAGACAACTTAAAAATGTGATTGAACGGGTTGTTATTATGGTGAGAGATAAAACCCTTTTACCGGAACATTTACCGGTGGAGATACAGGAAGATACGGCGAAGGAAAAAACCATGACAATTCCGTTGGGAAAGTCCCTTGAAGAGGTTGAAAAAGAGGTCATCCAAAAAACGCTTTCTGAGATCACGCATCACCGGGAAAAAGCCGCGAAAATTCTTGGCATCAGCCTCCGCGCCCTCCACTATAAAATCAAAAATTACGGTATTGAAGATTGA
- a CDS encoding PAS domain-containing protein, which translates to MLRPNPEQTLFGYFPARLIISILLFFVVVVSVILILRIEREKYGLVVFFLLTVLGVTVFSTYQSYHTVRRTLESVKSLTRNILESIPTGVITVDSRGRITSINPAADKILLLGNEALGKQLTLFLPESTGLGQLLEEAFAEGRLFHDQTVTYPKGDQTLVLWVTLSELKNEGKREGLVLLVKDISEINRLEQQVRRSEKLSAISTLSAAVAHEIRNPLSAMDLNLGLLEEEILLNRGATPTIREYLDVLNIEIKRLKSILDSFARFSIPNPLVLEEVKLEPILQHLVTLIRGEAHEKGIEVETDILPGLPLILVDENQMTQVFLNIMINALQAMPAGGKLFIQAEKRKINSERWVNVRFSDTGAGMDRVKINKIFEPFFSTRQGGTGLGLAIAHRIIEDHGGFIHVESVEGSGTVFTVQLPVRNKEEAKKS; encoded by the coding sequence ATGTTACGGCCAAATCCAGAACAAACCCTTTTTGGCTATTTCCCGGCTCGACTGATTATCTCCATTCTTCTGTTTTTTGTCGTCGTTGTTTCCGTTATCCTGATCCTGCGAATTGAACGGGAAAAATATGGTCTTGTGGTTTTTTTTCTTTTAACGGTTTTAGGTGTCACCGTTTTCAGCACCTATCAGAGTTATCATACGGTTCGAAGGACCCTGGAAAGTGTCAAAAGCCTTACCCGGAACATTCTCGAAAGTATTCCAACCGGGGTGATTACGGTTGATTCTCGGGGAAGAATAACCTCGATCAATCCAGCCGCGGATAAAATCCTTTTATTAGGGAACGAAGCTTTGGGAAAACAATTAACGCTTTTTTTGCCGGAATCAACGGGTTTGGGACAACTCCTGGAAGAAGCTTTCGCAGAGGGAAGATTATTTCATGATCAGACTGTGACATATCCCAAAGGGGATCAGACACTGGTTCTCTGGGTAACGCTATCCGAACTCAAAAATGAAGGGAAAAGAGAGGGATTGGTCCTCCTGGTCAAGGACATCTCCGAGATCAACCGGTTGGAACAGCAGGTCAGACGATCAGAAAAGTTATCTGCCATCAGCACCCTTTCGGCGGCTGTGGCCCATGAAATTCGTAATCCTTTAAGCGCGATGGATTTAAATCTGGGATTGCTGGAGGAAGAAATCTTGCTCAATCGTGGAGCGACTCCAACCATTCGAGAGTATCTTGATGTTCTGAATATTGAAATTAAAAGGCTAAAGAGTATTCTGGACAGCTTTGCCCGTTTTTCGATCCCCAACCCATTGGTTTTAGAAGAGGTAAAATTGGAGCCGATCCTTCAACACCTGGTGACCCTTATCCGGGGTGAAGCTCATGAAAAAGGAATTGAAGTTGAAACAGATATTCTTCCCGGTCTCCCTTTGATCCTTGTCGATGAGAATCAAATGACGCAGGTATTTTTAAATATTATGATTAACGCCCTTCAGGCAATGCCTGCCGGGGGAAAACTTTTTATTCAAGCGGAAAAACGCAAAATCAACAGTGAAAGATGGGTCAATGTCAGGTTTTCCGATACGGGCGCCGGGATGGACAGAGTGAAAATAAACAAAATATTCGAGCCTTTTTTCAGTACCCGGCAGGGAGGAACAGGCCTGGGATTGGCCATTGCTCATCGGATCATTGAAGATCATGGAGGCTTCATCCATGTTGAAAGCGTTGAAGGGAGCGGAACTGTTTTTACCGTCCAGCTTCCTGTAAGGAATAAAGAGGAGGCGAAAAAGAGCTAA